From Acinonyx jubatus isolate Ajub_Pintada_27869175 chromosome E2, VMU_Ajub_asm_v1.0, whole genome shotgun sequence:
CTGTCCCAGTGGCCGACCAGTAAGTCGCCTGGTGGCCAGGCAAGCCTTTGTGACACCCGGAGTGTGAGGTTGCCCTGCGCACAGCGCTGGCATGGGGTGACCTCGGACGGGCTCCGGGCACCATCCTGAGTGGGGCCCCTGCGCCCCCAGGGCCCTGCCACCCCTCCAGGCACAGTCAGAGGCAGGAAGAAGGTGGGTTGTACCCATCCCCCGTCCTGTAAAGCCCCGTGAGTGTGTCCACTGGCCATGAACTTCCTTCGTGTGTCTGTCTCACAAAGGGTCTGAAAGTGCTAGAAACTGTGTGGTGCCCTCCCAGGAGCCCACCGTGCCGCCCTCTCTCGTATGTGTAGGCTTGATGTTTTCAAAATAGGAAGGTTTCTAGCTGCTCAAACGTGGCCGAAATCCTGCTCACGACAGGAGCGGGGGAGCGGCCTGGGAGCCTGGCAGCTCCCCGGAAGGCAGGCctgtgacccccacccccagcaggcaGGCCTGTGACCCGCCCCACCCCTGGAAGGCAGGCctgtgacccccaccccccgaagGCAGGCCTGTGACACCCCCCTCCCCGGAAGGCAAGCCTATGATGCCCCCACCAGCACTCACGCTCTTGAGCTCCCGGAAGGGAACAAACTGCACGATGTCGCGGAGCGCCGGCTCGCCCCTCGGGGAGCGCAGGATGCCCTCGTCCCCGTCCAGGGTCTGCATATCCGTGAAGTCAGCGTTGCCCACCCCCACGATGATGATGGACATGGGCAGGTGGGAGGCGCGCACGATGGCCTCCCGGGCCTCTGCCATGTCGGTCACCACTCCGTCAGTCAGGACCAGCAGGATGTAGTATTGCTGGGGACGCAGGGACAGAGTGGGCAcgggccaccccccaccccttcctcaggCCCTTGGGGGTTGCCTGGGGGCCCTTCAGGGCCAGGTGTCCCCCCGGGGCAACCCCACGTCCCCCAGccagctctcccctcccccagccacccgGAAGCCACTGCAGGCATGCCTCGCTGCTGGTTTTCAGGCTTTTCGGAGATTGTTGTTTGCCAAAGGGCGATAATCACAGTCACAATACAACTTGAGCTCATGCCCCCCTCTGTGCCCGATGCTTCTCATCtcccagccccccctcccccggcctcaGCCTCTTATAGATGGAGGGGCTGAGCTGGTGGAGCCTGGGTCTGAACCCAAGCCTGAGGCCGGAGAAGGAGCGACCTGATGGGGCCTCCTACACCCTGTAGGTGGCCCGGGGCCCAAGGAACAATTGAGAAAGGACAACTCTGGTACAGCTGGGCCAGGTGCCCTGGGCGCATCTGCACAGACGGACCGGGTCTTGTTTCAAATAAAAGTCCATTTccattgttaaaaaaacaaaacaaaaacaaaacagaactactAAAAATCCGGAcaagagaaaacataaaggagaagaaagaaccaCCCGGCCCAGTGGGCGCTGGCCCTACACCACCACTTGAGGGAAGGACCAAGGGCAATCCGACGGGGGGCCCCTGCCACCCAATCCCCGCTCCCCCTCTGAGCCCCAGACCCGTGGGACGAGTGGCCTTGTACTCGGCAGTCTCCCTGCAGGACCCAGCCCAGCCCTCAGCCCCACATAGGCGGCCCCTCCTCGGCAAAGCCCCacgccctcctcctgccccccagcctcGGTCCAGGGCCCCCTAAGACCCCACAGCCCCGAGCTTTGCCAGCTACTCAAACGCTGAGCTCCGTCACCCCCCACCAGAACGGCAGATTTGCTCTGAGGCCCCTGAGCTCGGGGCCTCCCAGGGCTGGGCAGTGGGTGGCTGTGGCCTGGCCCCAGGAGGCTGTATCTGCCTTGGAAAGAAGGGACCCTGCTTTCCCTCAGGacggaaagagaggagaaaatcgGGTGGTCCCAGGTCACACCTAGCGCCTACGCACAGTATCAGCGCTGCTCTGAGAGGGGGTCTAACAGCCCACAAAACCCCGTGAAGCATCTCGGTTAAGATGCAGGCTCTGACCGAGGGGAGAAGCAGACGTGAGTGCCTCCTGGGGACATTCCTGTCACCTCGGGGGAAGTCTGAGCCCTGTTCACGGGGATCAGACGACAAGAATGTGGTGAATGCCACCAAGGGACACGGTCAGCAGAGTCCAGACCAGGAGACCCTACGGGACACACAAGCCGGCTGCGCAGTGCGAGAAGCCGGTGAtgggcagagtggggaggggaggggttcaCCAATCACACAAGGGGCCGTTTTAACCCTGCTCTGCCTGTGAAAACCACCAGGACATGAATTATCCAGCTGGACGTGCATATACCACCTAGGTATTTCATCCTAGGGGACCAACCTTGTCTTTCAGGGGAGACAGTGCATTGTAGCTATGTTTTATCTCTCTTCTGGGCATTCATACCGATATCTGCAGATGAAGCTATGTATCTAGGACTTGCTTCAAACTAATATGGGAAGATGCCAGCTATCCTTGATTCCGGCCTGGATCCTGTGCCAGAAACGTAGTGCTAGGGAATTATAATCGGGGAAGTTAATGAAATTGGAACATATCCCATAGATTAGATAAAAGTGCAGTAGCTAAGTTACATTTCCTGAAATTGATATTTGTGCTATGATTATGTAAGAGGATACAGGGATAGTAGAAAATACACACCAAAACACTAAGAGGTAACCGGGCAAGAGGCTGCAGACTGTGGCTTCTGGGGGCTCTGTGCCTGGGAGAGAAAGTGTAAACTGTGGGGCTTCCCCAACACAGGATGAGAGACAGTCTAGCCGGAGTGTGGACAAGGGCAAGTCACGTGGTCAGGGTAAGGCTGAGGAACAACGCAGGTCAGGAGACCGGGACACCGGGCAGATCCGGGGACCACAGGCAAATGTGGACACATGGGGAAAGGCGTGCCATGGGAAGGGGGTCTGTTTCAATGCCTTGGGCTTGGAAGCTGAGCTGCGGTTGTGCACAGAATGTCCCTGCTGCTGGGGGCGGAGGCACCAGGAGGCCAGCAGCCAACTCTCAAAtggtttggaaagaaaacaatagtAGCATAcacacatggagagagagagggaagggggaaccaggtgggaggaaggcgggagggaaatggaggaaggaagaggggggagggaaggagggggagggaagggaaggggaagagacaaggagggggagggagggaaggaggagagagaaggaggtggagggagggaagggggagagaaggagggggagggagggaagaggggggagaggagggggagggaaggaagaggggagagagaaggagggggacgGACGGAAGGACGGGGAGGGAAAAAGGGGAggtagggaaggagggggaggacgGAAGACCATaccctggccccaggccccccACGGCACACACCCCTTCTAAAACACCCAGCCCCCAGCGCACCACCTGCCCCAGGTACCTACGGAGGCCTCCCCAGTGCTCTCCTCGGCCGCTGCCATGCGGGCCACCTTGGAGATGACAGGGGCCACGTTGGTGGGGCCATAGAGCTGGACCCTGGGCAGGCAGTTCCGATAGGCCTCCACCACGCCCTGGATCCCTACAGGAGAAGGAGGGTGAGTCCGGCCCGGTGCACGCCGcacccgcgccccccccccccccccccgccaggcctGCCTCGTGCCCTTTACCTTCACACTCATCGTCCTCAGGGTTGAAGTTGATGGCAAagtcatgggacacctgggtgggcaCAGAGGGACTGTCAGCTGGGTGACCCCTCAGGACCCCCACACCCCCGCCTACGGGGGGCAGTAGGTTTGCAGCCCCCGGGACCAGCATGTGGAAAGAGCCTCGTGGAGGGAGTACCCCGGGTCAGAGGGCAGACAGGAGGCCCCAGGCTTTGAGTTGCATTAACCAAGAAGTCCCTCCCGCCACGTTTTCGGGCTTAAGCCAGATGAACTGCTATTTGCGGCTGAAGATTCCAGACTCATTCCCCTTCTCCTGACAGAGACACGGAGTTTGTGTTCGGTTCTCCAGAGGTCACTAGTGCTGGGTGACCAAGGTCAGCCTCTCTGGCCGCAAGCGCAGGGTCTCCGCAATCTGCCCACTGTCACTTAGGAGTCGGTTCCCAGcagtgagaggcagaggcagcaggTGACCCAGGACAGCCTGTGCTGGGGAGAAGCAGCAGGGCCCTGGGGGCCCCCCGGCAGAGGCAAGGGGGTGCGGTCCCggtccccaggctcccctaccTCATACTTGGGAGGGATCCGTGCTCCAAACCCCAGAGCAGAAAATCTCTTGTCACTGGAAAAGAAGCAATGGTCTCACACGGGCGCCCCTGACTTCCctgagggcggggcgggggtgcttTGGGGAGACGTTCACCAGAACCAGGACAGCCAGGCTCTGATCCACCCCTGGGTGACCAGGCCCAGGCTGACACTTTCCCGAGGGGCTGGCTCTGCTCCGAGCCgcatgggggaaactgaggcactgagcaGTGAAGACACCCACGCAGGGGTGGAGCCGTCTCCTCAGTCTCTGTCTTTGCTCTGAGAGCAGCAGGTACCTCCTGGGGAGGCAACCAGACCCTGGGAAGTGTTGGCCTCCTGACTTGGGACCTCCGCTGTCTGCCACCCACCCCGACAGCCTTCTGTTCGTCCATGGCCTCAGTTTACTGGTCTGTAAAGTGGGACACAgatcccctgtgtgtgtgtgtgtgtgtgtgtgtgtgtgtgtgtgtgtgtgtgtgcagggtgAAAGCCATGTGACTGAGGCCCAGCCCCATGTCAACACATGCCAGTTTTGACCCGAGCTTCACCTCAGAGATCAGCCACGCAGGACATCGGGTCTGGCCCGTGGAGCGAGCCCCACCCACCGTGGCCCACGCACTGCCAGCCTCAGGCAGGTTCCTCTGGTCAGTGTAGAGTCATGATGACCCTCCGGGCCCAAGTCTGCGCTGGAgtccagggaggcagggaggcgaGGGGCAAGTGGGGGGTAGGGGCCGCACCTCTCATCGTCCTGGGCACAGGGTGATGGGGGGGCAGGGCGGTACCTGTCATAGTCCTGGGGACAGGGTGAGTGGGGGGTGATCCACACCTGTCATCGTCCTGGGGACAGGGCTAGTGGAGGGTCAGGGACCACACCTGCCATAGTCCTGGGGACAGGGCCAGTGGGGGCAGGGCCACACCTGTCATCGTCCTAGGGTCAGGGCAGTGGGGCCAGGGCCGCACCTGTTATCATCCTGGGGACAAGGCCAGTGGTGGGGGACAGGGACCACACCTGTCATCGTCCTGGGAACAGGGCAGTAAGGGCAGGGCTTCACCTGTCATAATCCTGGGGACAGAGCTAGTAGAAGGGCAGGGACCGCACCTGTCATAATCCTGGGGacagggcagtgggggtggggccacaCCTGTCATCaccctgggggcagggcagtAGGGGCAGGGCTGCACCTGTCATAGTCCTGGGGACAGGGCCAGTAGGGAGGGGGGGAACAGGGACCACACCTGTCATAGTCCTGGGGACAAGgccagtggcgggggggggacaGGGACCACACCTGTCATAGTCCTGGGGACAAGgccagtggcggggggggggacagggaccACACCTGTCATAATCCTGGGGACaggacagtgggggtggggccacaCCTGTCATCGTCCTGGGGACAGGGCAGTAGGCGCAGGGCCGCACCTGTCATAATCCTGGGGACaggacagtgggggtggggccacaCCTGTCATCGTCCTGGGGACAGGGCAGTAGGGGCAGGGCCGCACCTGTCACAGTCCTGGGGACAAGgccagtggcgggggggggacaGGGACCACACCTGTCATAGTCCTGGCAGATCTCTCCCACGGCCACCAGGGCCTGCAGGTACTCGTTGGGCTGGAAAGGGTTGATATAGTGCAGAGAGCAGCTGTTCCGCGGGTCACCGTTGGAGGCTGTGAAATCGATGGCCACCTGCAGAGACCCGGGCTCATGAGCCGggggcccctctcccacctgggcGGGACTAGGCACCCAGAGCCCCCATTTGACAGGCAGGGGGAAGGAGGCGTGGGGAGCTGCCTGGTGAGGGGTGCAAACTAGAGCAGTTCCCCGGGGCCCGTGGGAGGAGACTCCTGAGGTGACAGTCCCagggccgggctctgtgctggggcaaAGGGCACCCTGGGGACAGTGGGCACTGGCGCTGAGCAGCAAGCCCGGACCCTGCCAACCCCGTCTACGCAGATCCCCAGGCGGCAAGAAGCACCACGCGGGTGATACCGGCCCACGGCCCAGGGCGTGGTCACAGAGCCCCGAGCACCTGCAGCCAAGTGCCCTGGGCACAGGGCGGGCTGCTGGCAAGGGACCCATGCCATGACCAGGCGCATCTCTTCTCTGCTGCCGCTCTGCCTGGGCAGGGactgcgagttcaagccccaggctggggtCCCCACGCGGCCCCGCTGGGACGCTTCCCTCGGGCCAATCTGGCTGCCGCTGGGTGGCAAGACCCGGACCCGTGCAGCCACGAGCGAGCGGTGAGGTGACACAGAGGCACGGACGCCGGGCTCTCCCGCCCCACTGACACCCACAGCTCCGGACCAGAGCCACCGCCGTTGGGTCTCGTGGCTTCTGGCGCTGTCCCCGGCCGCCACAGGTGTCACTGCATTCTTGCCACACACGTCTTCCTGTCACTGCTCTCGTGGAGGGTGACCCCGGGCAGCTCCTGAGACCCAACTGCCCACTTCATCTGCACGGGAAGGGCCCCGAGCCCGGGCAGGGGCCTCACTGTACCCACTTCTGCACATccgccccgggccccgggccaGGCTCCAAGTTACATCCAGGGTGGGCAGGGCGCCCGGGCTCTGCTGGTGTGGAGGGGCCCGTGCACTCACGGTGAAGTGAATCTGACAGCCGCCCATGATGTAGTCCAGGAAAGAGTGAACCCTGTAGGACTTCCAGGCAGGGAGGTCGGCAGGGTCCGCCCAGGACGCCCCACACCCTGAAACTGAGGCCGGAGCCCCGGGgacctgcccttctcccccagctctctgcctggggcagccccccccccccattcccctcctctgtctccccctcccgtCCATCCCTCCCACTTCCCTCCCACACGTACTGGGGACCATCAGACCCCTGTCGTCCATCTGACAACGGGGAGATTTGCAGGGAGGGGTGCGCCTGTGCCCCGCTGCCTCTCTGTCGAGTTTAGGCGggagccagccccctccccactgtggGTGAGTGGGGCGTCTGCGGGCAGGGGCCGCAGCTCACCTTCAGGTCTGCCAGGATGACCACCCCAGAGTTCTTGTAATTACGCTTCTTCTGCCTGTACTTGGCATTCACGCAGTCCCACTGGGcctggggcacagggagagacagagaccccacCCCAGAGCGCCAGTGCCCAAACCCCGCTccaagggggcagggaggcctcCAAACCCCAGCCC
This genomic window contains:
- the CPNE7 gene encoding copine-7 isoform X5, whose amino-acid sequence is MSAGSERRAAAAPRAVPAPRASRVELRLSCRHLLDRDPLTKSDPSVLLLLRSQNQWVQIVAQKKVTRALLLRFGRNAGKSTITVTAEDISGNNGYVELSFRARKLDDKDLFSKSDPFLELYRVNDDGSEQLVYRTEVVKDNLSPVWEPFKVSLNNLCSCEETRPLKCLVWDHDSRGKHDFIGEFSTTFEEMQKAFGEDQAQWDCVNAKYRQKKRNYKNSGVVILADLKGSLFPGLHHGRLSDSLHRECTGPSTPAEPGRPAHPGCNLEPGPGPGADVQKWVAIDFTASNGDPRNSCSLHYINPFQPNEYLQALVAVGEICQDYDSDKRFSALGFGARIPPKYEVSHDFAINFNPEDDECEGIQGVVEAYRNCLPRVQLYGPTNVAPVISKVARMAAAEESTGEASQYYILLVLTDGVVTDMAEAREAIVRASHLPMSIIIVGVGNADFTDMQTLDGDEGILRSPRGEPALRDIVQFVPFRELKSASPAALAKCVLAEVPRQVVEYFSYRELPPRGLGTHTHDAGPERAGQPGVRPVSVSSTLGVP